The stretch of DNA TTGTGAGGGCACGTGACCAACTGAAGCCATCGGTGACTGCTGAAGACCTTCGCCGATACGAAAGCCTTCGCACCAAATTTACCGCTAATTCGGGTCGTGTGGCTGATTGAAAACTCCGTACTGTTACTGTTCAACGTGTGTTCGAAACGGTGGCTGTGAGACGAGACAACCCGCAGGATGAGGGTTGCGGAGCCGGCAGAAGGAGATATCACTTCGGCGAGGAGCACTAGTAATGAAcccttttttcaaaaaaaaaaagttgttttgtttgtggcGCAagctgttttttcctttttttaaaaaaaaaggcgtaACGAATGGTATTATACGCTGGCGCTGCGTAGGCGTCGGTGGGGCTGGTGTTGTTAAAGTCGTTCTTTTCTCCCCGTCTAAGCGTTGGGGTTTTCTTTTCGGTGTCATTCCCATTCCCCTTCCcggacattttttttgtacatgAACTTCAATGAACCGGCCGACACACGCAACTAACGGTTTGTTGGAGGGTGCTAGAAACAAGGTGCAGCCCAACGCGCGGCAGAAATGACGGGAAAAAATCACTCGGTCGACAGGAGTAGCGGATTTAGCTTATTAATTGATGGGAACGAGCAGGAAAATGCCGAGCTCACCTCCGCAgccgcctcctccccctcctcctttaccGTGAGGCGTCGCATGAGCATGCGGGAGCACCTTAGTCTATTCGCCATGTCCTTTAGCTACGGATTGTGCTTTAACACTCTTAATAACATTGTTATTCCCAAGACTGTCGCAAGAATAACACACGGCAAGGAAAGTCTCTGGGTTGGTGTGCTAATGGGTATTGGGGCCCTGTGTCAAATCACTTCCCCTCTGTTTGGCGCCTGCAGCGACCGACTGGGTAACCGAACCATGTTCTTGACGAATGGAGCCATGCTGACAGTTGTTGGCCTCGTCTTATTTACCTTCGTTGAGATTACGAATTCAATGTTAGTTTTGTGTATCGCACACTTCGTCTCCTCGGTGGGTCTCTCAGTTGCGTACAGCATGGTAGTTGCTCTCCTGAATGATTATGTTGCTAAGGAGGAGACTGGAAAGGGGAGCAGTGCCATGGCACTGCTAGCAATTATAGGAAGTGGTGTTGGCTACACGATGTTGGCTGTCGGTGTCTCCACAGTTTTCTGTCTCGGGACGTATGCGCTTGCAACCATCTTTTGTTTAGTAATCACATTAAATTCTATTCCATCGGAACCACTGAGACAGCCGCCTCAAGCGTTGCACTTCAGTGACACGATACTGAACTCCTTCACCATTCCATCCTTTCGAATTTTCCCCGACTTTGGCTTTGCGTGCGTCGGGAGGGGGCTTTTTAACTGCGGTCTGGCAGTACAAGTATATATCATATTTTTCCTGCGAGACATTGTGCAGTTGGCGAGCCCCGCAGAGGTAACCTCGGCGCTGTCTGTTGCAGCTCTCCTCGGTGGCCTGTTGGGAGCCGGGTTGAGCGGTCCCGTCTCCGACCGTGTGGGACGTAAGTCACTGATATATCTTGCAGCGGTGACATGCTCCCTATCGCTGCTCATGTTATTAGAGGTAAGAAGTTTGGAGTTTCTGTACATTATTGGGTTTGTGCATGGAATGGGAAGCGCGTCATTCCTTTCGGTGGACTACGCGATTGGTGTGGAAACGTTACCGCGGAAGGACGGCATGCCGATTGATACAGCAAAGGATTTGGGCATCTTCGGTGTGAGTGCGACAATTGGCACGTTTGCCGGACAGCTACTGTACGGTATGCTGCTTCACATGTATGTGTCTAAGGGGGAAGGCAACACCCAGCGCTACAGCAGTATCGGGTTTGTTGCCGTCTACAGTGTGTCGTGCATGGCTTTTATTTGCAGTGGGATTACACTAGCGTTTATTAACACGAAGTAAAGGATTTGACACTGGCGCAACCATATCTCGAGCCGGAGTGTGGTTCAGGGAACAGGTAACAGCGGAAATTgaagcaggtgaagtccCACGATGTGTTTGCTAAGTTGCTGCTTGATGCGGTTCCACCCGCAGGTAGCCTCCATGAAGTTCACGAGCAGCCGAAAGAGTCCGCGTATGACAAATAGATGAGTGGCTTGCCACAgataatttttttccctctcttttgtgTTGGTCGTTTAAATAACGGTCACAAGGTGCGTTTGTCTGCGTAGCACTCCGGTGGAAATAATCTTATGTTGTGGCACATATGGGGTGAAGTTGCTGAGCATTTGTATGAACAGTCCCGCGTAACGCTGGTTTTGAACTTGCCgtgtgttgtcttttttttttttttgaaggttttgtttattctacCCATTTTCCTTTATCGGTGATGTGGGCCAAGGTTCTCTTAGAAGATGCAATTCCGCTCaatctcttctctctttttttttcggtttttaCATGACTTTTTATCCGTTTATACGTGCACAGGGGTCCTGGCAGAGACGGAGCCGTGTGGTAGACTTCTGAGACGTTACTTTCTTTTGCCGCGGCTTCACATTGTTATGCACCAATAAGATGGTATTTGGAATGTACCTAAATTGCAAGTCGTGTTTGCCACTGGCGCTActcttgtgtttgtgcttcgtGTGGAACGAAAGGACTGGAGAAGTGGCTTTGGTTCCATCTCTAGACCCTCTTCCAAATATTTAATCATTCAAGTTACTCCTTCATCTTCACCCACTGTGACTaaccaacaaaacaaagaaacataaaGACATGTCGTCTTCAGACATCGCGGTAAAGCGGATCCGTCGCCAATGGGAACCTGAAGATAAGGCATGGCGCGATGAGGCGCTGCAGCTGCCATGGGAGGAGGTCTCACCGCCGCTGCACAGCACCACCTTATTTGCCTTACGTaacgtctttttcttttctcacgCTACAGCAGTCCAGGCGCGCACAATTAGTGTCTTTTGTTCTTCGGGAAACAGTACCATAGTTGAAGCACCAACTGGTAGCGGGAAGACACTTGCCGTGCTCATTCCACTGATGGAACGTACAGTACGGGCGTGTGATGCTTTTGTTGCAGCGCACAACTTTCCGTTGCTACGGCGCGATATTATCGGCATCGTTCTGGCCCCGTCGCGCGTCCTTGCGGAACAAACGTTTGTGGTCGGTCGCAACCTTGCCGCACGCCTGCCGCATACAATACGGTTCGCCCTGTGCGACGGGGCGGTACAGTCAGCGGATGTAGTTCTAAAGAGTTTAAAGGCTGCGGCGCGTGGTGCGGGAACTTTTCTGGTGACAACGCCACGTGACTTAGTTGACTTTATTGCTGCTTTAAATACAAAGCGTCCTACAGAACACCCACCTGTAGCGAGAAGTGACGCCGAAACTAGCGAGGGCGGCCGGTCAGTGCACAACGAACCGGATGAACGGGAGGAGCTTCTGGCCGCACAAGACGAGGAAACACTGCGACGCTACTATGAGAAGCGCGGTAGGCGTAAGGACACGAGCGAGAAAGACACTGGACACAACGTACAGCTGCGTGGCTGTCACAATGAGCGGTTTGTACTTGTAGTGGATGAAGCGGATCTTGTCTTTCATTCAGTTGAGATGCGTGGAATCGTGACTGAGTTTGTGGCGACGCACGCTTATTTGCAGCAACCACTGGACAAGCGCCTGAAGGAAGAGCGTGGTGAATCCACGTCAACATCGACAAATTCCTCGGAGAAAACCTTATCGATGGATTTGTCATTTGTCGGCGCAACTGTGTCAACTTCGACGGAGGTACAGACTTATGCTGAGAGGGCGTGTGCTGCTCTCCAGTCCAAGTTACACAAAGTGGTGCTTAATAGCAATGAAGACTTTGTAACCCAACTGCAGAACCGCTATCTGCTTTGTGAGGCACATGACTTTTTACCGATATTGATTCAGCTAATGAACTTACACTCATCCAAGAAGCATTTTATCTTCTTTAACAGTCCCAAAACGCTCCGTTTTGTTGAAAAGTTGTTTTCCCGTTTGGTGGAGAGCCATCAAATGTTGTTGTGCATCAACCATGTGTTTGTTATGTACGAGGGAATGAACGAGCGCACCCGACTGGACCAGTACAATGCTTTCCTCAATCACAAAGCGGAGGTGAAGGCGGGCGCTACAGATGGGAAGAAGGCTGCACTGCTCTCcgcaactgaaaaaaaaaaccagtTTTACACCAGCGGTTGGAAACGGGAAGGTCGACAACCCGGTGGCAGGGGTGCGATTCTTCTTTGCACGGATGTGGCTGCGTTTGGCTTGGATGTACGTGATGTAGATTATGTCTATCACTTTGAACCTCCAACAACTGTGCAATCGTACGTGCACCGCATTGGACGTGTTGGGCGGATGGGTATGAGAGGAAGCAGTATACTGATTCTTCCTTGCTTCAGTACAGATTCCTCACTGACAGAAGCTCCCGAACGAAAGTCAACGAGCACGAGGTTTAACACATTAATCAACACGAAGAGCGCAACGTCCAGCATTCAGACACAGCAGGTATCAGAGGCTGACCTTAGCGAAGAGCGACGCCAGTATCTGAAAGAGTTGGGCGAGCGAAGTGAGTTGCAGCCGTGTTCCATTCCCCCTTTCGCCCCCATCGCGGCAACTGTACGAAACGTGATTTCCCAGCACAATAAAATTAAGACATTGGCTCAGCAGGCGGCCATGTCCATGTGCACCGCTCCATCTTCTGTGGAAGGGGTGAAATCATGGTTTGACCCTAAACTCGCTCTCCACGCCCTCCTGCTTAACTGATGTGTCAGTGCTTCCAATGTGCACAAAAGACTGGCACAATAAGTGTTTGTCGTCTTGTTACTACTCTGTGAGGCTCGCCTCGCGCCTATTTCGATTAAAAAACTACACACCTCTTTCACGGTATGATAACGGTACTAAACACCTTGTTTTTCCTAataactctttttttccctaccAATATACCACCTCCCGTTGTAGCGGTTGCCAGTGAGTTGTGCCTAATACATATTCTTAACTGGGGGTGTGGTTTTTTGATTTtaatttcatcttctttcacATAATATTTGTGTGATCAACATTAGAGCCAGATGTGATGTACAGCTATAACAACATTATTGAAAAAAATGAGCCATGCAAAAAGGATGTGATTGAGAACCTTCAACTGAGCCTCTCACCAACCGGAGCGGTCA from Trypanosoma brucei brucei TREU927 chromosome 5, complete sequence encodes:
- a CDS encoding helicase, putative, which encodes MSSSDIAVKRIRRQWEPEDKAWRDEALQLPWEEVSPPLHSTTLFALRNVFFFSHATAVQARTISVFCSSGNSTIVEAPTGSGKTLAVLIPLMERTVRACDAFVAAHNFPLLRRDIIGIVLAPSRVLAEQTFVVGRNLAARLPHTIRFALCDGAVQSADVVLKSLKAAARGAGTFLVTTPRDLVDFIAALNTKRPTEHPPVARSDAETSEGGRSVHNEPDEREELLAAQDEETLRRYYEKRGRRKDTSEKDTGHNVQLRGCHNERFVLVVDEADLVFHSVEMRGIVTEFVATHAYLQQPLDKRLKEERGESTSTSTNSSEKTLSMDLSFVGATVSTSTEVQTYAERACAALQSKLHKVVLNSNEDFVTQLQNRYLLCEAHDFLPILIQLMNLHSSKKHFIFFNSPKTLRFVEKLFSRLVESHQMLLCINHVFVMYEGMNERTRLDQYNAFLNHKAEVKAGATDGKKAALLSATEKKNQFYTSGWKREGRQPGGRGAILLCTDVAAFGLDVRDVDYVYHFEPPTTVQSYVHRIGRVGRMGMRGSSILILPCFSTDSSLTEAPERKSTSTRFNTLINTKSATSSIQTQQVSEADLSEERRQYLKELGERSELQPCSIPPFAPIAATVRNVISQHNKIKTLAQQAAMSMCTAPSSVEGVKSWFDPKLALHALLLN